In a genomic window of Chaetodon auriga isolate fChaAug3 chromosome 1, fChaAug3.hap1, whole genome shotgun sequence:
- the cklf gene encoding proteolipid protein 2, with translation MSEDQNQNPPVDVNTTFLKSKRGILKVAEMVTLLVAFVCFTAASRPTYIAATALEFLITLLLVLLYALRLNKRLTFFIWPLIDVFNSVFAAAYFIILSLMALSTYAVTGTLVGGIVGLMSAGLLCVDSYTLFKNITFNKPRRETQNQDN, from the exons ATGTCAGAGGATCAGAATCAAAATCCACCCGTGGACGTAAACACGACTTTTCTCAAATCCAAGAGGGGAATCCTTAAAGTAGCAGAAATG gtgACCCTGCTTGTagcgtttgtgtgtttcactgcGGCGTCCAGACCAACGTACATTGCAGCCACGGCACTGGAGTTTCTGATCACATTACTTCTGGTGTTGCTGTATGCGCTCAGGCTCAACAAGAGGCTGACTTTCTTCATCTGGCCTCTCATT GATGTTTTCAATTCAGTGTTCGCAGCAGCCTACTTTATTATCTTGAGCCTGATGGCTTTGAGTACATACGCTGTCACGGGCACACTGGTTGGAGGG ATTGTTGGCTTGATGTCAGCCGGGCTGCTATGTGTGGACAGCTACACCCTTTTCAAGAACATCACATTCAACAAGCCAAGACGTGAAACCCAGAATCAGGACAACTAA
- the cmtm3 gene encoding CKLF-like MARVEL transmembrane domain-containing protein 3, translated as MGDIETPDSNRPRQTVLLSVLPKEFATSRKGMLLIAEVVLSFVSFVCFAASTAAAFVTVPLLEFLAALFLFFAYATKFNERFKGFLWPLMDFMRCVTASIIFFIISIIAVSKYIDGASKAAGIFGFIATIVFALDFYLIFNELANFLKQGGESNEETSRQQDDFSDSDSD; from the exons ATGGGGGACATCGAGACTCCCGACTCGAATCGGCCGCGCCAGACTGTCTTACTGTCTGTTCTTCCAAAAGAGTTCGCCACCTCAAGGAAAGGCATGCTGCTCATAGCCGAAGTG GTTCTGTCCTTCGTGTCGTTCGTGTGTTTCGCggcatccacagcagcagccttcgTGACAGTTCCCCTGCTGGAGTTCCTGGCTgctctcttcttgtttttcgCCTACGCCACCAAGTTCAATGAGAGGTTCAAAGGCTTCCTCTGGCCACTTATG GATTTCATGAGATGTGTGACTGCCTCCATTATCTTTTTCATCATCTCCATAATTGCAGTGTCCAAATATATAGATGGTGCCTCGAAGGCTGCTGGG ATATTTGGCTTCATTGCCACCATCGTTTTCGCTTTAGATTTTTACCTCATTTTTAATGAGCTGGCCAATTTCCTAAAGCAAGGAGGGGAGTCCAACGAGGAGACATCCAGACAGCAAG ATGACTTTTCAGACTCTGATTCGGACTGA